CCGCAATCGACCAGGTGGCCGATGACTACGACGTCGTGGTGATCGACTGCCCTCCCCAGCTTGGATACCTGACGCTTGGAGCGCTCAACGCCGCCACCGCGATGCTCGTGACCGTCCATCCGCAGATGGTGGATGTGGCGTCTATGAATCAGTTTTTGCTCATGACGTCGGAGTTGATCTCAGTTGTTGAGGAGGCAGGTGGACATCTCAGCCATGACTTCATCCGGTACGTGATTACCCGCCACGATCCAAACGATGTCCCCGAGGCTCAGATTGTCGCCCTCCTTCGCAGCCTCTTTGGAGATGACGTACTGCGGGCGGCGGCTTGGAAGTCGACTGCGATTGCGAATGCGGGCCTGACGAAACAGAGCCTCTATGAGCTCGACCGCGGCTCGGTCGGCCGGGCTGCGTACGACCGCGCTCTGGAGTCGGTGGACGCCGTCAACACTGAGATTACGAACCTGATCAAGGGGGCCTGGGGACGATGAACAAGCGGATGGATGCTATTCGGTCCGCAATCAACAATCATCAGTCCGACGTGTTGTCATCTGACAACAAGCCGGCGCCCCTGCCCCGTGTTTCTTCTGGTTCGGTCCGGTCCATGAAGGAATCGTTCTCGGGTGTTGAGCGGGAAAACGAGGAGCTTCGCGAGAAGCTCGCCGCAGCCGTCGTGGTCCAGGAGATTGATCCGAACCTTATTGACCCCTCACCCATTGCCGACCGCTTTCGCGAACACGAGGATGCCGGCTTTGAGGCCCTGAAGGAGTCAATCAAGGCTCGCGGTCAGGAAGTCCCCGTTCTCCTGCGTGTCCATCCGACCGAAGCGGGCCGGTATCAAAGCGCCTATGGCCATCGGCGCATCCGGGCCGCCCGCGAACTCGGCAAGCCCGTGCGGGCCGTCGTTCGAGCGCTGACCGATGAGGACCTGGTTGTTGCTCAGGGCGTCGAGAACTCCGCTCGTCAGGATCTGAGCTTCATTGAGCGCGCTGTGTTCGCCGCTCGCCTCGAGGACGCCGGGCATGAAAGATCCGTGGTTCAGGATGCCCTCTCAATCGACCGTGCTGAGGCCTCCAAGCTAGTCTCCGTGGCAAAAGCGGTTCCGGCCGACATCATCGAGGCCATCGGACGTGCCCCGAAGATTGGCCGCCCCCGGTGGCAGGCTCTGGTAGATGCCATGAAGGTTCATCGAGGCGCCGTGAAAGCGATAAGGGCAGTCATCAGCAAGCCTGACTTCTTGGCCCGCGATACGGACGCACGCTTCCTTAAAGTGCTGTCAGTGGCGACCCACGCGGCTGACGAGGCACCGAACAGGAAGGCCGAGGCCCTGACCGTCGTTGCAGCTACTGGCCGGAAGATTGCCCGGGTGACCAGCTCAGGGCGTGATGTGAAGATTTCGTTCGATCGGGGACTGGACGCAGCGTTCGCGTCCTTCCTGGTGGAGCAGATCCCAACCTTGTTTGCCTCCTACACGGAAGTGAACGGGAAGGGCGAAGACGGCGAGGGCGATGCTCTCGCTAACGAGCAACGTGAACAGGAGTAGCGCGGCAAAAGAAAAAGGCCCCCAGAACGAACGTCCCGGAAGCCTCTCTCTGTAGTCTGGCAGCTCAGAGAATCCCACTTCCGAACATCGCAGTCAAGAGTCTTGGCGTCGTTTTGGCGAGCGGATTTCCTTTGCCCTGAGCAAGGCAAAGAACATGGATCACATCTCATCGACGCCCTTCGGGCGGCCGCTCTCGCTTGCCATGGTGGCTGCGAGGGTGAAGGCGGAGCATTGCCCACCCGAGACCATCGCCGAGAAATGGAAGGTGCTCGACAACCTTCGGGAAGCCAAGCAGGCCCTTGGGGTGTCGGATCGGGCGCTCAGTGTTCTCAACGCTCTCTTGACGTTCCATCAGGACACGACTCTCTCCCTTGAGGCGGACCTGATCGTCTATCCTTCGAACCGATCCCTGCTGCTTCGTGCCAATGGCATGGCGCCAGCAACGCTCCGCAGGAATCTGGCAGCTCTTGTCCATGCGGGCCTGGTGATCCGCAGGGACAGCCCGAATGGCAAGCGGTATGCCCGAAAAGGGGAGGGCGGGCAGATCGAACAGGCCTTCGGGTTCGACTTGAGCCCGCTCGTAGCCCGTTCGGCCGAGTTCGAGAAGCTTGCCGGGGAAGCGCGGGCCGCGGCGAAGGCTCGGTATCTGCTGCGGGAGGAAATCAGCCTCCTGAGACGGGATATCTCGCAAACGATCCTCATGTGCCTCGAGGAGGGACTGCCTGGTCCCTGGCGTTCTCTTGCGGATCGCTTCCAGGCGCTTGGCGCGATGCCGGCACGAAACGCTGACGTCCTTCTCCTCGAGGGAGTGGCGAAGGATCTGCGGGCGCTCTGGCGGGACGTGGATAAGTGCCTGACGGATCATCTGAAACAGGAGAATATGAGCACCAATGAGTCTCATAGTGAGCGCCACCATCAGAATTCAAACACTGACCCCTCAAATGATTCTGAAAGCGGCTATCGAATAGAGAAAGAAGGAACCGTCACACCTGATCCTGAAGCCTCGAGGCAGCCGGTGAGGGCGTTCGCGTTGGGTATTGTGCTTCAAGCCTGCCCGGACATCGCCATGTACACGAGGGGCGGGGAGGGGATTACGACTTGGCGTGGGCTGTCCGAAGCGGCCACTGTTGTTCGTCCGATCCTAGGCATCAGTCCGAGCGCATGGGCTGAGGCCTGCGAGGTAATGGGACATGACAATGCGGCCATCACTGTTGCTGCAATTCTTCAGAGAGCGGAAGCCATCCGCAGCCCTGGCGCATATCTGCGCAACCTTACAGGACGAGCGAGGGCAGGGCAGTTTTCCCTCGGACCTGTGTTGATGGCGTTGTTGCGTGTTGCGAGCGCCCAGGAGAAGAAGCACGCTTAGCGTTCTGCATGCCAAAGTGTTGTGGAGTTAGGGTTTGAACCGCGAAAGAGCCATCATGGACGACTGGTACCCGGTCAGGCTCGCGCCGCGCAAGGGAACACCTGTAATCCTCTGGATGGAGGATGCAGAGGCCCCACCCGTCTATCCGGTGACGGTCGGAGTTTGGGAAACCGACGACATCACCAGAAGGAGCTACTGGCGCGTCTTCGGAGGGCGCTACGGAACGCACATTTACTTCGACCAACACATTATTGGTTGGCGTCCACTGCCGCGCGTCTATCGTGGCTGCCGAGCAGCCCCGAAGAGGGACTATCGGCATGGCCGAGACGGGTTAGAGTAGGGCAGAGTGAAATTTAGAAGGACCGGTCAATGTGGAGCGGCGGAAAGCGTTGGCTCGGTTATCTGTTTTGGGCGGCAATCCTGCTCGGGACGGCTTTCATTGCAAGGCTCCACGCACTCTCATAAATCGCCATGCCTGACGAGTTCCGCTCTCCAATCAAGCACCATGTTGTCCTGCATCAGATTGACCCGGAGCAGGGCAGCCGGCGCGTTTACTCGCTCATGATCGAAAAGGATTTGTTCGGCGTCGTGCGCCTGGTCTGCCATTGGGGGAGGGTAGGGACACGAGGCCAAGAAGCCGTCACAGAGTTCCCGACTGAGGGCGATGCCGCCGAAGCCCTGGAAGCGTTGGCGAGCGTGAAGCGGCGGCAAGGATATCGAGACCTGTAAAGCAGTCTAGTGCGTGCAAGGCCAGGCTGCCCGCAACGCATAACCAGTTATGCTCCTGAAATCGAGGTGCAGTATCTCAGGATGTGAATTCATATGTGAAAGCACTATCTTCAAAGCTTGACTAGGGTTGGAACCAGTTGGTGGGCAGAACCTGTTTTCTTCGTTTAGACTGGAGCCCCAAAAAAATATTGAAGTAACTAAGCCAACACATACGCCTTCATTGAATGGATCTTTGCTTATGCCTTCGGATGCGGTCTTGCAGCCGTTATATCTTGCGTTACCAGTAAAGTTGCTTTGTGCTAAGCTAGGCGTTGACGAGAGAAGCAGTGCTGCCGTCAAGTAAATCCAGTATTTCATATTAGCCCCGGTTATTTTCTAGTTGGTATCTCAATGTCACCTACCTAGACGTTCAGCTTGCGCTTGTAGTCAACGTGATCGTGGAAGGCGGCGAGGTTCGGCCAAGTGGTCGTTTTACCCTGGATCGTCACTGTAACCTGACCATTCGCCAGGACCATGTAGGGAATACCCTTGTAGCTTGCCTGTTGCGGCGCTCCCGAAAACTCGAAGCCACAGTGCTTGCAGACGGCCGCAGCCAGCTTCACGGTCTCCGCGCAGCGCGGACACGTCTTAGAGGCTTCCGCCGGCTCGACGCGCGACATGACGGCGACCCCGATCAGCGTCAGCAGCGGCGAGA
This DNA window, taken from Microvirga lotononidis, encodes the following:
- a CDS encoding Rap1a/Tai family immunity protein, producing the protein MKYWIYLTAALLLSSTPSLAQSNFTGNARYNGCKTASEGISKDPFNEGVCVGLVTSIFFWGSSLNEENRFCPPTGSNPSQALKIVLSHMNSHPEILHLDFRSITGYALRAAWPCTH
- a CDS encoding WGR domain-containing protein; amino-acid sequence: MPDEFRSPIKHHVVLHQIDPEQGSRRVYSLMIEKDLFGVVRLVCHWGRVGTRGQEAVTEFPTEGDAAEALEALASVKRRQGYRDL
- the repB gene encoding plasmid partitioning protein RepB, whose product is MKESFSGVERENEELREKLAAAVVVQEIDPNLIDPSPIADRFREHEDAGFEALKESIKARGQEVPVLLRVHPTEAGRYQSAYGHRRIRAARELGKPVRAVVRALTDEDLVVAQGVENSARQDLSFIERAVFAARLEDAGHERSVVQDALSIDRAEASKLVSVAKAVPADIIEAIGRAPKIGRPRWQALVDAMKVHRGAVKAIRAVISKPDFLARDTDARFLKVLSVATHAADEAPNRKAEALTVVAATGRKIARVTSSGRDVKISFDRGLDAAFASFLVEQIPTLFASYTEVNGKGEDGEGDALANEQREQE
- the repC gene encoding plasmid replication protein RepC, whose translation is MDHISSTPFGRPLSLAMVAARVKAEHCPPETIAEKWKVLDNLREAKQALGVSDRALSVLNALLTFHQDTTLSLEADLIVYPSNRSLLLRANGMAPATLRRNLAALVHAGLVIRRDSPNGKRYARKGEGGQIEQAFGFDLSPLVARSAEFEKLAGEARAAAKARYLLREEISLLRRDISQTILMCLEEGLPGPWRSLADRFQALGAMPARNADVLLLEGVAKDLRALWRDVDKCLTDHLKQENMSTNESHSERHHQNSNTDPSNDSESGYRIEKEGTVTPDPEASRQPVRAFALGIVLQACPDIAMYTRGGEGITTWRGLSEAATVVRPILGISPSAWAEACEVMGHDNAAITVAAILQRAEAIRSPGAYLRNLTGRARAGQFSLGPVLMALLRVASAQEKKHA
- a CDS encoding zinc ribbon domain-containing protein translates to MGWIIFWIGGAILVAVVASNKGRSGLGWFFLSLILSPLLTLIGVAVMSRVEPAEASKTCPRCAETVKLAAAVCKHCGFEFSGAPQQASYKGIPYMVLANGQVTVTIQGKTTTWPNLAAFHDHVDYKRKLNV